In one window of Solanum pennellii chromosome 2, SPENNV200 DNA:
- the LOC107011163 gene encoding probable LRR receptor-like serine/threonine-protein kinase At1g53440 isoform X1, which produces MHILKYRSCMSKEEIDMVSIDKLYKLVLLLLLATNISVVSSCNLLANGGVPEIEVRAVNALLKLAKGQKKFWNASYPLWDNRTIICGNCNKTFCHVTELHLSGQHLYGRIPQEVGNISRLTILDLSGNHLRGEIPISIINLQFITQIDLSDNSLSGKLPPFQMESLQFLNLGDNKLNGSVPKSFLNLTSLENLGLYENCFTGDLLPFQMNNLQVLYVDGNQLSGSIPQQLGNLTQLVILYLSANHFVGELPPSFMKLVNLENFAAQGNSLSGKIPTFVANWTQLYTLDLLGNNFEGPWPKEISSLKNLGYLALSNVVTRGGAYDFPDLSRMTSLEYLTLRKCSLRGPIPGYIWELKELQYLDLSFNELSGQLPNSISTALTSIFLRENKLNGSLPGWLTKRKNVKPHRYVDVSENLFNITNSEFNAASDDPDVNTFPGCSSNLPYTKDTCDHYCPNNLKYDELFINCGGKEVTVKGHHYYADENPNGSSTFSRDEKGGWGYSSMGLAKIVNKQPESSIIKDTCDLSTTAAVLVETARVAPISLKYYGFCFSSGNYTVKLKFYDIGSSNKQVYPITHTRVFDIDIQFFEMLSLQRKNVRKNYNIETAEINADGDKIVEYNTSITSHLEIHLYWSGYGSYTQSNGPLISAISVTKVVQPPRKHQLSPALKAVIAVSSLSFLALLLLLLRKLGYLGGKRSSKDELKTTELFPGGVYTFRQIKDATQNFNVVNKLGEGGFGPVYKGVLPDGTTIAVKQLSGKSKQGIREFVNEIGTISALQHPNLVKLMGCCAEDNELLLIYEYMENNSLEHALFGPDEEIKSRLNWPTRVKIILGIAKGLTFLHEESKLKIIHRDIKPTNILLDKDLNAKITDFGYAKLNEGEHTHVITRIAGTLGYMAPEYAMRGYLTPKADIYSFGVVTLEIVSGRNSTSCRPSDQTVYLLDSAYVLQEQGNLMDLVDPKLGTDYSWTEANSILELAMMCTNPSPTLRPTTSDVVKVIEGKTKIKTTSSTVRHSTDEIALTKAMAALSQPSPSESYSTAGPSEATPPISNSNNITNEI; this is translated from the exons atgcatatattaaaatatagaaGTTGTATGAGTAAAGAAGAGATAGATATGGTTTCAATCGATAAGTTGTACAAATTAGTGCTATTGCTTCTTTTAGCAACCAATATTAGTGTCGTATCGTCGTGTAATTTGCTGGCAAACGGAGGCGTTCCAGAGATAGAAG TTAGGGCAGTGAACGCTTTACTTAAACTTGCAAAGGGGCAAAAGAAGTTCTGGAATGCATCATATCCACTATGGGATAACAGAACTATTATATGTGGCAACTGTAACAAAACATTTTGTCATGTTACAGAATT ACATTTATCAGGGCAGCATTTATACGGGAGAATACCTCAAGAAGTCGGAAATATTTCTCGTTTAACAATATT GGATTTAAGCGGAAATCATCTTCGAGGAGAAATTCCTATATCAATTATCAACCTACAATTCATTACTCAAAT AGATCTTTCTGATAACTCCTTGAGTGGGAAGTTGCCACCTTTTCAGATGGAGTCTTTACAATTCTT GAATTTAGGCGACAACAAGCTAAACGGATCAGTCCCTAAATCATTTCTCAACCTAACATCGCTAGAGAACCT AGGGCTTTATGAAAACTGCTTCACTGGAGACTTGTTGCCATTTCAGATGAACAACTTACAAGTTCT ATATGTGGACGGTAATCAACTCTCAGGTTCCATCCCACAGCAGCTTGGGAATCTTACACAGCTAGTGATACT GTACCTAAGCGCCAATCATTTTGTTGGTGAATTGCCTCCAAGCTTCATGAAGTTGGTGAACTTAGAAAACTT TGCGGCTCAAGGGAATAGCTTATCTGGGAAAATTCCAACATTTGTAGCCAACTGGACGCAACTCTATACGTT GGATCTGTTAGGAAATAATTTTGAAGGCCCCTGGCCAAAGGAAATCTCATCATTGAAAAATCTCGGTTACCT AGCACTCAGCAATGTAGTCACAAGAGGAGGTGCATATGATTTTCCCGATCTATCGCGTATGACTTCGTTGGAATACTT GACATTGAGGAAATGTTCACTTCGTGGTCCCATTCCGGGATATATTTGGGAGCTTAAAGAACTACAGTATCT GGACTTGAGCTTCAACGAGTTATCTGGACAACTGCCAAATTCCATTAGCACAGCTTTAACATCTAT ATTCCTCAGGGAGAACAAGCTTAATGGATCATTGCCAGGATGGCTAACTAAGAGGAAGAACGTAAAACCACATCGATACGT GGATGTTTCTGAAAACTTGTTTAATATTACAAACTCAGAGTTCAATGCTGCATCTGATGATCCGGACGT GAACACTTTTCCGGGCTGCTCAAGTAATTT GCCGTACACAAAAGATACATGTGACCATTATTGCCCTAATAATCTAAAAT ATGATGAATTGTTTATCAACTGTGGCGGCAAGGAAGTTACTGTAAAAGGCCATCACTACTATGCTGATGAGAACCCCAATGGTTCATCAACGTTTTCTCGTGATGAAAAAGGAGGTTGGGGTTATAGTAGCATGGGTCTTGCCAAGATTGTGAATAAGCAACCAGAATCATCAATAATCAAGGATACATGTGATCTTTCCACTACTGCAGCAGTTCTGGTTGAAACAGCCCGTGTAGCCCCCATCTCTCTCAAGTACTATGGATTTTGTTTCTCCAGTGGAAACTACACAGTCAAACTAAAGTTTTATGACATAGGCTCAAGTAACAAACAAGTCTATCCCATCACACATACACGAGTTTTTGATATTGATATCCAG TTCTTTGAAATGCTGTCATTGCAGAGGAAGAATGTACGGAAGAACTACAATATAGAAACAGCAGAAATAAATGCTGACGGGGATAAAATTGTGGAATATAATACTTCTATAACATCTCATCTTGAAATTCACTTGTACTGGTCTGGTTATGGCTCGTATACGCAGAGCAATGGTCCCCTAATTTCAGCTATTTCTGTAACCAAag TAGTACAACCACCACGAAAACACCAACTGTCTCCTGCACTTAAGGCTGTGATAGCAGTATCATCACTGTCTTTTCTTGCTCTACTTCTGCTTTTACTAAGGAAATTGGGTTATCTTGGCGgaaaaagatcatctaaggacG AACTAAAAACAACTGAATTGTTCCCGGGAGGAGTTTACACCTTTCGTCAAATAAAAGATGCTACTCAGAACTTCAATGTTGTGAACAAATTAGGTGAAGGAGGTTTTGGACCTGTTTATAAG GGCGTTCTCCCTGATGGGactacaattgcagtgaaacaGCTATCAGGAAAATCAAAGCAAGGAATACGTGAGTTTGTAAATGAAATTGGCACGATTTCAGCTCTGCAACATCCAAATCTTGTGAAGTTAATGGGATGCTGTGCAGAAGACAATGAGCTCCTACTCATTTATGAATACATGGAGAATAATTCTCTTGAACATGCATTATTCG GTCCAGATGAGGAGATTAAATCGAGACTAAATTGGCCAACAAGGGTCAAAATTATCCTCGGGATAGCCAAAGGATTAACTTTTTTGCACGAAGAGTCCAAATTGAAGATTATCCACAGGGATATTAAGCCCACAAACATACTCTTGGACAAGGACTTGAATGCAAAAATAACTGATTTTGGATACGCAAAGCTTAATGAAGGGGAACATACTCATGTCATCACACGAATTGCTGGAACATT GGGATATATGGCACCAGAATATGCAATGCGCGGCTACTTAACACCAAAAGCAGACATTTACAGCTTTGGGGTTGTTACACTTGAAATTGTGAGCGGGAGAAACAGTACTAGTTGCAGGCCAAGTGATCAGACAGTTTACCTTCTTGATTCG GCTTACGTGTTGCAAGAGCAGGGAAATTTGATGGATCTAGTTGATCCAAAACTTGGAACAGATTATTCCTGGACAGAAGCTAATTCCATTCTGGAATTAGCGATGATGTGCACTAATCCATCACCAACTCTCAGGCCAACCACGTCTGATGTAGTGAAAGTTATTGAAGGAAAAACTAAAATCAAGACCACATCTTCAACAGTCCGGCATTCAACAGACGAGATTGCATTGACTAAGGCCATGGCTGCACTCTCTCAGCCTTCTCCATCTGAAAGTTATTCTACAGCAGGGCCATCAGAAGCTACTCCTCCCATATCTAACAGCAACAATATTACCAATGAAATTTGA
- the LOC107011163 gene encoding probable LRR receptor-like serine/threonine-protein kinase At1g53430 isoform X4 has protein sequence MHILKYRSCMSKEEIDMVSIDKLYKLVLLLLLATNISVVSSCNLLANGGVPEIEVRAVNALLKLAKGQKKFWNASYPLWDNRTIICGNCNKTFCHVTELHLSGQHLYGRIPQEVGNISRLTILDLSGNHLRGEIPISIINLQFITQIDLSDNSLSGKLPPFQMESLQFLNLGDNKLNGSVPKSFLNLTSLENLGLYENCFTGDLLPFQMNNLQVLYVDGNQLSGSIPQQLGNLTQLVILYLSANHFVGELPPSFMKLVNLENFAAQGNSLSGKIPTFVANWTQLYTLDLSFNELSGQLPNSISTALTSIFLRENKLNGSLPGWLTKRKNVKPHRYVDVSENLFNITNSEFNAASDDPDVNTFPGCSSNLPYTKDTCDHYCPNNLKYDELFINCGGKEVTVKGHHYYADENPNGSSTFSRDEKGGWGYSSMGLAKIVNKQPESSIIKDTCDLSTTAAVLVETARVAPISLKYYGFCFSSGNYTVKLKFYDIGSSNKQVYPITHTRVFDIDIQFFEMLSLQRKNVRKNYNIETAEINADGDKIVEYNTSITSHLEIHLYWSGYGSYTQSNGPLISAISVTKVVQPPRKHQLSPALKAVIAVSSLSFLALLLLLLRKLGYLGGKRSSKDELKTTELFPGGVYTFRQIKDATQNFNVVNKLGEGGFGPVYKGVLPDGTTIAVKQLSGKSKQGIREFVNEIGTISALQHPNLVKLMGCCAEDNELLLIYEYMENNSLEHALFGPDEEIKSRLNWPTRVKIILGIAKGLTFLHEESKLKIIHRDIKPTNILLDKDLNAKITDFGYAKLNEGEHTHVITRIAGTLGYMAPEYAMRGYLTPKADIYSFGVVTLEIVSGRNSTSCRPSDQTVYLLDSAYVLQEQGNLMDLVDPKLGTDYSWTEANSILELAMMCTNPSPTLRPTTSDVVKVIEGKTKIKTTSSTVRHSTDEIALTKAMAALSQPSPSESYSTAGPSEATPPISNSNNITNEI, from the exons atgcatatattaaaatatagaaGTTGTATGAGTAAAGAAGAGATAGATATGGTTTCAATCGATAAGTTGTACAAATTAGTGCTATTGCTTCTTTTAGCAACCAATATTAGTGTCGTATCGTCGTGTAATTTGCTGGCAAACGGAGGCGTTCCAGAGATAGAAG TTAGGGCAGTGAACGCTTTACTTAAACTTGCAAAGGGGCAAAAGAAGTTCTGGAATGCATCATATCCACTATGGGATAACAGAACTATTATATGTGGCAACTGTAACAAAACATTTTGTCATGTTACAGAATT ACATTTATCAGGGCAGCATTTATACGGGAGAATACCTCAAGAAGTCGGAAATATTTCTCGTTTAACAATATT GGATTTAAGCGGAAATCATCTTCGAGGAGAAATTCCTATATCAATTATCAACCTACAATTCATTACTCAAAT AGATCTTTCTGATAACTCCTTGAGTGGGAAGTTGCCACCTTTTCAGATGGAGTCTTTACAATTCTT GAATTTAGGCGACAACAAGCTAAACGGATCAGTCCCTAAATCATTTCTCAACCTAACATCGCTAGAGAACCT AGGGCTTTATGAAAACTGCTTCACTGGAGACTTGTTGCCATTTCAGATGAACAACTTACAAGTTCT ATATGTGGACGGTAATCAACTCTCAGGTTCCATCCCACAGCAGCTTGGGAATCTTACACAGCTAGTGATACT GTACCTAAGCGCCAATCATTTTGTTGGTGAATTGCCTCCAAGCTTCATGAAGTTGGTGAACTTAGAAAACTT TGCGGCTCAAGGGAATAGCTTATCTGGGAAAATTCCAACATTTGTAGCCAACTGGACGCAACTCTATACGTT GGACTTGAGCTTCAACGAGTTATCTGGACAACTGCCAAATTCCATTAGCACAGCTTTAACATCTAT ATTCCTCAGGGAGAACAAGCTTAATGGATCATTGCCAGGATGGCTAACTAAGAGGAAGAACGTAAAACCACATCGATACGT GGATGTTTCTGAAAACTTGTTTAATATTACAAACTCAGAGTTCAATGCTGCATCTGATGATCCGGACGT GAACACTTTTCCGGGCTGCTCAAGTAATTT GCCGTACACAAAAGATACATGTGACCATTATTGCCCTAATAATCTAAAAT ATGATGAATTGTTTATCAACTGTGGCGGCAAGGAAGTTACTGTAAAAGGCCATCACTACTATGCTGATGAGAACCCCAATGGTTCATCAACGTTTTCTCGTGATGAAAAAGGAGGTTGGGGTTATAGTAGCATGGGTCTTGCCAAGATTGTGAATAAGCAACCAGAATCATCAATAATCAAGGATACATGTGATCTTTCCACTACTGCAGCAGTTCTGGTTGAAACAGCCCGTGTAGCCCCCATCTCTCTCAAGTACTATGGATTTTGTTTCTCCAGTGGAAACTACACAGTCAAACTAAAGTTTTATGACATAGGCTCAAGTAACAAACAAGTCTATCCCATCACACATACACGAGTTTTTGATATTGATATCCAG TTCTTTGAAATGCTGTCATTGCAGAGGAAGAATGTACGGAAGAACTACAATATAGAAACAGCAGAAATAAATGCTGACGGGGATAAAATTGTGGAATATAATACTTCTATAACATCTCATCTTGAAATTCACTTGTACTGGTCTGGTTATGGCTCGTATACGCAGAGCAATGGTCCCCTAATTTCAGCTATTTCTGTAACCAAag TAGTACAACCACCACGAAAACACCAACTGTCTCCTGCACTTAAGGCTGTGATAGCAGTATCATCACTGTCTTTTCTTGCTCTACTTCTGCTTTTACTAAGGAAATTGGGTTATCTTGGCGgaaaaagatcatctaaggacG AACTAAAAACAACTGAATTGTTCCCGGGAGGAGTTTACACCTTTCGTCAAATAAAAGATGCTACTCAGAACTTCAATGTTGTGAACAAATTAGGTGAAGGAGGTTTTGGACCTGTTTATAAG GGCGTTCTCCCTGATGGGactacaattgcagtgaaacaGCTATCAGGAAAATCAAAGCAAGGAATACGTGAGTTTGTAAATGAAATTGGCACGATTTCAGCTCTGCAACATCCAAATCTTGTGAAGTTAATGGGATGCTGTGCAGAAGACAATGAGCTCCTACTCATTTATGAATACATGGAGAATAATTCTCTTGAACATGCATTATTCG GTCCAGATGAGGAGATTAAATCGAGACTAAATTGGCCAACAAGGGTCAAAATTATCCTCGGGATAGCCAAAGGATTAACTTTTTTGCACGAAGAGTCCAAATTGAAGATTATCCACAGGGATATTAAGCCCACAAACATACTCTTGGACAAGGACTTGAATGCAAAAATAACTGATTTTGGATACGCAAAGCTTAATGAAGGGGAACATACTCATGTCATCACACGAATTGCTGGAACATT GGGATATATGGCACCAGAATATGCAATGCGCGGCTACTTAACACCAAAAGCAGACATTTACAGCTTTGGGGTTGTTACACTTGAAATTGTGAGCGGGAGAAACAGTACTAGTTGCAGGCCAAGTGATCAGACAGTTTACCTTCTTGATTCG GCTTACGTGTTGCAAGAGCAGGGAAATTTGATGGATCTAGTTGATCCAAAACTTGGAACAGATTATTCCTGGACAGAAGCTAATTCCATTCTGGAATTAGCGATGATGTGCACTAATCCATCACCAACTCTCAGGCCAACCACGTCTGATGTAGTGAAAGTTATTGAAGGAAAAACTAAAATCAAGACCACATCTTCAACAGTCCGGCATTCAACAGACGAGATTGCATTGACTAAGGCCATGGCTGCACTCTCTCAGCCTTCTCCATCTGAAAGTTATTCTACAGCAGGGCCATCAGAAGCTACTCCTCCCATATCTAACAGCAACAATATTACCAATGAAATTTGA
- the LOC107011163 gene encoding probable LRR receptor-like serine/threonine-protein kinase At1g53440 isoform X2 has product MHILKYRSCMSKEEIDMVSIDKLYKLVLLLLLATNISVVSSCNLLANGGVPEIEVRAVNALLKLAKGQKKFWNASYPLWDNRTIICGNCNKTFCHVTELHLSGQHLYGRIPQEVGNISRLTILDLSGNHLRGEIPISIINLQFITQIDLSDNSLSGKLPPFQMESLQFLNLGDNKLNGSVPKSFLNLTSLENLGLYENCFTGDLLPFQMNNLQVLYVDGNQLSGSIPQQLGNLTQLVILYLSANHFVGELPPSFMKLVNLENFAAQGNSLSGKIPTFVANWTQLYTLDLLGNNFEGPWPKEISSLKNLGYLALSNVVTRGGAYDFPDLSRMTSLEYLTLRKCSLRGPIPGYIWELKELQYLDLSFNELSGQLPNSISTALTSIFLRENKLNGSLPGWLTKRKNVKPHRYVDVSENLFNITNSEFNAASDDPDVNTFPGCSSNLPYTKDTCDHYCPNNLKYDELFINCGGKEVTVKGHHYYADENPNGSSTFSRDEKGGWGYSSMGLAKIVNKQPESSIIKDTCDLSTTAAVLVETARVAPISLKYYGFCFSSGNYTVKLKFYDIGSSNKQVYPITHTRVFDIDIQFFEMLSLQRKNVRKNYNIETAEINADGDKIVEYNTSITSHLEIHLYWSGYGSYTQSNGPLISAISVTKVQPPRKHQLSPALKAVIAVSSLSFLALLLLLLRKLGYLGGKRSSKDELKTTELFPGGVYTFRQIKDATQNFNVVNKLGEGGFGPVYKGVLPDGTTIAVKQLSGKSKQGIREFVNEIGTISALQHPNLVKLMGCCAEDNELLLIYEYMENNSLEHALFGPDEEIKSRLNWPTRVKIILGIAKGLTFLHEESKLKIIHRDIKPTNILLDKDLNAKITDFGYAKLNEGEHTHVITRIAGTLGYMAPEYAMRGYLTPKADIYSFGVVTLEIVSGRNSTSCRPSDQTVYLLDSAYVLQEQGNLMDLVDPKLGTDYSWTEANSILELAMMCTNPSPTLRPTTSDVVKVIEGKTKIKTTSSTVRHSTDEIALTKAMAALSQPSPSESYSTAGPSEATPPISNSNNITNEI; this is encoded by the exons atgcatatattaaaatatagaaGTTGTATGAGTAAAGAAGAGATAGATATGGTTTCAATCGATAAGTTGTACAAATTAGTGCTATTGCTTCTTTTAGCAACCAATATTAGTGTCGTATCGTCGTGTAATTTGCTGGCAAACGGAGGCGTTCCAGAGATAGAAG TTAGGGCAGTGAACGCTTTACTTAAACTTGCAAAGGGGCAAAAGAAGTTCTGGAATGCATCATATCCACTATGGGATAACAGAACTATTATATGTGGCAACTGTAACAAAACATTTTGTCATGTTACAGAATT ACATTTATCAGGGCAGCATTTATACGGGAGAATACCTCAAGAAGTCGGAAATATTTCTCGTTTAACAATATT GGATTTAAGCGGAAATCATCTTCGAGGAGAAATTCCTATATCAATTATCAACCTACAATTCATTACTCAAAT AGATCTTTCTGATAACTCCTTGAGTGGGAAGTTGCCACCTTTTCAGATGGAGTCTTTACAATTCTT GAATTTAGGCGACAACAAGCTAAACGGATCAGTCCCTAAATCATTTCTCAACCTAACATCGCTAGAGAACCT AGGGCTTTATGAAAACTGCTTCACTGGAGACTTGTTGCCATTTCAGATGAACAACTTACAAGTTCT ATATGTGGACGGTAATCAACTCTCAGGTTCCATCCCACAGCAGCTTGGGAATCTTACACAGCTAGTGATACT GTACCTAAGCGCCAATCATTTTGTTGGTGAATTGCCTCCAAGCTTCATGAAGTTGGTGAACTTAGAAAACTT TGCGGCTCAAGGGAATAGCTTATCTGGGAAAATTCCAACATTTGTAGCCAACTGGACGCAACTCTATACGTT GGATCTGTTAGGAAATAATTTTGAAGGCCCCTGGCCAAAGGAAATCTCATCATTGAAAAATCTCGGTTACCT AGCACTCAGCAATGTAGTCACAAGAGGAGGTGCATATGATTTTCCCGATCTATCGCGTATGACTTCGTTGGAATACTT GACATTGAGGAAATGTTCACTTCGTGGTCCCATTCCGGGATATATTTGGGAGCTTAAAGAACTACAGTATCT GGACTTGAGCTTCAACGAGTTATCTGGACAACTGCCAAATTCCATTAGCACAGCTTTAACATCTAT ATTCCTCAGGGAGAACAAGCTTAATGGATCATTGCCAGGATGGCTAACTAAGAGGAAGAACGTAAAACCACATCGATACGT GGATGTTTCTGAAAACTTGTTTAATATTACAAACTCAGAGTTCAATGCTGCATCTGATGATCCGGACGT GAACACTTTTCCGGGCTGCTCAAGTAATTT GCCGTACACAAAAGATACATGTGACCATTATTGCCCTAATAATCTAAAAT ATGATGAATTGTTTATCAACTGTGGCGGCAAGGAAGTTACTGTAAAAGGCCATCACTACTATGCTGATGAGAACCCCAATGGTTCATCAACGTTTTCTCGTGATGAAAAAGGAGGTTGGGGTTATAGTAGCATGGGTCTTGCCAAGATTGTGAATAAGCAACCAGAATCATCAATAATCAAGGATACATGTGATCTTTCCACTACTGCAGCAGTTCTGGTTGAAACAGCCCGTGTAGCCCCCATCTCTCTCAAGTACTATGGATTTTGTTTCTCCAGTGGAAACTACACAGTCAAACTAAAGTTTTATGACATAGGCTCAAGTAACAAACAAGTCTATCCCATCACACATACACGAGTTTTTGATATTGATATCCAG TTCTTTGAAATGCTGTCATTGCAGAGGAAGAATGTACGGAAGAACTACAATATAGAAACAGCAGAAATAAATGCTGACGGGGATAAAATTGTGGAATATAATACTTCTATAACATCTCATCTTGAAATTCACTTGTACTGGTCTGGTTATGGCTCGTATACGCAGAGCAATGGTCCCCTAATTTCAGCTATTTCTGTAACCAAag TACAACCACCACGAAAACACCAACTGTCTCCTGCACTTAAGGCTGTGATAGCAGTATCATCACTGTCTTTTCTTGCTCTACTTCTGCTTTTACTAAGGAAATTGGGTTATCTTGGCGgaaaaagatcatctaaggacG AACTAAAAACAACTGAATTGTTCCCGGGAGGAGTTTACACCTTTCGTCAAATAAAAGATGCTACTCAGAACTTCAATGTTGTGAACAAATTAGGTGAAGGAGGTTTTGGACCTGTTTATAAG GGCGTTCTCCCTGATGGGactacaattgcagtgaaacaGCTATCAGGAAAATCAAAGCAAGGAATACGTGAGTTTGTAAATGAAATTGGCACGATTTCAGCTCTGCAACATCCAAATCTTGTGAAGTTAATGGGATGCTGTGCAGAAGACAATGAGCTCCTACTCATTTATGAATACATGGAGAATAATTCTCTTGAACATGCATTATTCG GTCCAGATGAGGAGATTAAATCGAGACTAAATTGGCCAACAAGGGTCAAAATTATCCTCGGGATAGCCAAAGGATTAACTTTTTTGCACGAAGAGTCCAAATTGAAGATTATCCACAGGGATATTAAGCCCACAAACATACTCTTGGACAAGGACTTGAATGCAAAAATAACTGATTTTGGATACGCAAAGCTTAATGAAGGGGAACATACTCATGTCATCACACGAATTGCTGGAACATT GGGATATATGGCACCAGAATATGCAATGCGCGGCTACTTAACACCAAAAGCAGACATTTACAGCTTTGGGGTTGTTACACTTGAAATTGTGAGCGGGAGAAACAGTACTAGTTGCAGGCCAAGTGATCAGACAGTTTACCTTCTTGATTCG GCTTACGTGTTGCAAGAGCAGGGAAATTTGATGGATCTAGTTGATCCAAAACTTGGAACAGATTATTCCTGGACAGAAGCTAATTCCATTCTGGAATTAGCGATGATGTGCACTAATCCATCACCAACTCTCAGGCCAACCACGTCTGATGTAGTGAAAGTTATTGAAGGAAAAACTAAAATCAAGACCACATCTTCAACAGTCCGGCATTCAACAGACGAGATTGCATTGACTAAGGCCATGGCTGCACTCTCTCAGCCTTCTCCATCTGAAAGTTATTCTACAGCAGGGCCATCAGAAGCTACTCCTCCCATATCTAACAGCAACAATATTACCAATGAAATTTGA